The Coffea eugenioides isolate CCC68of chromosome 8, Ceug_1.0, whole genome shotgun sequence genome has a segment encoding these proteins:
- the LOC113781177 gene encoding molybdate transporter 1, producing MENPSENTNQIRNQGHRSSIVEKVKNNLIFRSKWAELNGAMGDLGTYIPIILALTLAKDLNLGTTLIFTGVYNFVTGAIYGVPMPVQPMKSIAAVAISDADFNIPEVMASGICTAGILAVLGVTGLMQLVYKLIPISIVRGIQLAQGLSFAMTAVKYIRKVQNFSKSKSGSDRHWLGLDGLLLAIICACFIIVVNGAGDDNEYAAETESGANDASGSGNNRRKRLRKIITSLPSAFIIFLLGVVLAIIRGPKAVKGFKFGPSPIEVVKMSKHAWKEGFIKGTIPQLPLSILNSVIAVCKLSTDLFPEKDISATSVSITVGMMNLIGCWFGAMPCCHGAGGLAGQYKFGGRSGGCVALLGLAKLVLGLVLGSSLVKILDQFPVGVLGVLLLFAGIELAICSRDMNSKEDSFVMLACTAVSLVGSSAALGFLSGIVVYLLLRLRKLYGGQSSSAICFHGNP from the coding sequence ATGGAAAACCCTTCTGAAAACACTAATCAAATCAGAAATCAAGGTCATAGGAGCAGTATTGTAGAAAAAGTGAAGAACAACTTAATTTTCAGATCAAAGTGGGCTGAGTTAAATGGTGCAATGGGGGATTTGGGCACTTATATTCCTATAATATTGGCTTTGACACTAGCCAAGGACCTGAATCTTGGTACCACGCTGATATTCACCGGTGTATACAACTTTGTCACAGGTGCAATCTATGGTGTCCCCATGCCAGTGCAGCCGATGAAGTCAATTGCAGCAGTGGCCATATCTGATGCAGATTTTAATATTCCAGAAGTTATGGCATCAGGAATTTGCACTGCAGGGATTTTGGCTGTTCTTGGTGTAACAGGTTTGATGCAACTTGTGTATAAGCTTATTCCAATTTCAATTGTCAGAGGAATTCAGCTAGCACAAGGCCTGTCATTTGCTATGACTGCAGTGAAGTACATAAGAAAAGTACAAAACTTTTCTAAGTCAAAGTCTGGTTCAGACAGGCATTGGTTAGGCTTAGATGGATTGCTCTTGGCTATTATTTGTGCTTGTTTCATTATAGTTGTTAACGGTGCTGGCGATGACAATGAGTATGCAGCAGAAACTGAGAGTGGTGCCAATGATGCCAGTGGATCAGGAAACAACAGAAGAAAAAGGTTGCGAAAAATCATAACTTCTCTGCCTTCTGCTTTCATCATCTTTTTGTTAGGTGTGGTTTTGGCAATTATTAGAGGGCCTAAAGCAGTCAAAGGATTTAAATTTGGACCATCTCCTATTGAAGTTGTGAAAATGTCTAAGCATGCATGGAAGGAAGGATTCATTAAGGGCACAATTCCTCAACTTCCACTATCAATTCTAAATTCAGTGATTGCTGTCTGTAAGTTGTCGACTGATCTTTTTCCAGAGAAGGACATTTCAGCCACGTCTGTTTCAATTACTGTTGGAATGATGAACTTAATAGGATGTTGGTTTGGAGCCATGCCATGCTGCCACGGTGCAGGAGGGCTAGCTGGACAGTATAAATTTGGTGGGAGGAGTGGTGGATGTGTGGCCCTCCTTGGTTTAGCCAAGTTGGTTTTGGGTTTAGTTTTAGGTAGCTCTCTAGTGAAGATTTTGGACCAATTTCCTGTTGGAGTATTGGGGGTTCTGTTATTGTTTGCTGGGATTGAACTTGCTATTTGCTCAAGGGATATGAACTCAAAGGAAGATTCATTTGTCATGCTGGCTTGCACTGCTGTTTCACTGGTAGGCTCTAGTGCAGCACTAGGTTTCCTGAGTGGAATTGTTGTTTATTTGCTCCTCAGGCTAAGAAAACTGTATGGTGGTCAGTcttcttctgcaatttgcttTCATGGTAACCCATAA
- the LOC113781178 gene encoding uncharacterized protein LOC113781178 → MGRSIRVWGLMITVYVSMMLAQNATGQSTYACWGGCYNVCFLLSSRPIAERYPCYLNCLASCFPQSALESQLYYCHVGCSAQRCLQIKDASAREKCFGGCGDACKT, encoded by the exons ATGGGGAGGAGCATCAGGGTTTGGGGATTGATGATCACAGTTTATGTGTCAATGATGCTAGCTCAAAATGCCACAGGACAAAGCACATATGCTTGTTGGGGAGGATGTTACAATGTGTGCTTTCTGCTTAGTAGCAGACCAATAGCAGAGAGGTATCCGTGTTATTTGAATTGCCTGGCCAGCTGCTTTCCTCAGTCTGCTCTGGAAAGCCAGCTTTACTATTGCCATGTTGGTTGTTCAGCACAACGTTGCCTCCAAATAAAAGATG CTTCTGCAAGGGAGAAATGCTTTGGTGGCTGTGGAGACGCCTGCAAAACTTAG
- the LOC113780693 gene encoding probable ADP-ribosylation factor GTPase-activating protein AGD14, giving the protein MENKRGWMKKYTGKICPKIFKKLKKKERIEKIIRGLLKLPENKRCINCNSLGPQYVCTTFLTFVCTNCSGVHREFTHRVKSVSMAKFSVEEVDALQAGGNERARQIYLKEWDPHRNYFPDGSNLHRLRDFIKHVYIDRKYAGVRSNDKLSMVKASAKEDLQERHSFETSRHGAREEFFHTDDARRDDFFERHSFEHSFLSRNDGRNLKNHIDPRNSPRYKQEMLKSGSQNSRAPRFEIVDDRFRENGYGSVRKVLTHRYSDTESRARSSSPISQKSRDISKEPAIRPLKDILDDKIPPLKVGESPKANAVDGSGHVQTAGSYTIPGSVDKKEEENKKVNTLNSLIDFDANLEPSATTAVVQTQQTVPVGDGSKSAAMSSANEKASNAPNANSLELLLFGLADPAGSMPEMSPGGDNPAAIVGSSNPDVGTVSNNVAITTASHIENAAPCPGNSSDSKDKLADAQTLPALQQSEPFGAPPVNSNFTAQKATASHEAANNESLTSEPEHAKVPPTNTSFGQATQVVPQAANDTSLGNELLSGRKELPADLFTSSYSSFAAAVPGWQSTSPYGMGYGTQYHVTAMSMGAHQDSVKSRNPFDIGDDGPLPQGTMLPSMSPLQGPMPNMSTSQGLQPQVVPYSSATQPQRPPYGIMRPPGVYMGQQIANNILPSRPQGANTFGGNDAAFASLNPIKQSSGMNDDTAFSSLNPIQQSNGVNPSSAAPQSYSLTGGNPFG; this is encoded by the exons ATGGAGAATAAGAGGGGGTGGATGAAGAAATATACAGGAAAAATatgtccaaaaatttttaaaaagttgaaaaaaa AAGAGAGAATTGAGAAGATCATTCGTGGTCTTCTTAAGCTTCCAGAAAATAAGAGATGTATCAACTGCAACAGTTTG GGGCCTCAATATGTATGCACAACCTTCTTGACATTCGTTTGCACAAACTGCAGTGGTGTACA TCGAGAATTCACACATCGAGTAAAATCTGTGTCAATGGCTAAATTTTCTGTAGAAGAAGTAGATGCTCTTCAGGCAGGGGGTAATGAG CGAGCAAGGCAGATTTATCTTAAAGAATGGGATCCACATAGAAATTATTTTCCTGACGGGAG TAATCTTCATAGACTTCGTGATTTCATCAAGCATGTCTACATAGACAGAAAATATGCTGGTGTTAGGAGTAATGACAAGCTTTCAATGGTTAAAGCG AGTGCAAAGGAGGACCTCCAAGAGCGGCATTCTTTTGAAACATCCCGTCATGGTGCTAGAGAAGAATTTTTTCATACGGATGATGCTCGGAGAGATGATTTCTTTGAGCGGCACTCATTTGAACATTCTTTTCTAAGTAGAAACGATGgcagaaatttgaaaaatcacattGATCCAAGAAATAGCCCTCGATACAAACAAGAAATGCTGAAGTCTGGAAGTCAGAATAGTCGGGCACCTCGATTTGAAATAGTTGATGATAGGTTCCGGGAAAATGGATATGGATCTGTAAGGAAAGTTTTGACTCACAGATACTCAGATACAGAGTCCAGGGCTAGAAGCAGCTCACCAATTTCACAAAAGAGCAGAGATATTTCCAAAGAGCCCGCAATACGTCCACTAAAAGACATTTTAGATGACAAAATTCCTCCTCTAAAAGTGGGAGAATCTCCTAAAGCAAATGCTGTTGATGGCTCTGGCCATGTTCAG ACAGCAGGAAGCTACACAATTCCAGGCTCTGTTGATAAAAAGGAAGAGGAAAACAAGAAAGTGAATACTCTTAACAGCTTGATAGATTTTGATGCTAACCTTGAGCCTTCTGCAACAACAGCAGTAGTGCAGACTCAACAAACAGTTCCTGTTGGTGATGGTAGCAAGAGTGCTGCCATGTCTTCTGCAAATGAGAAGGCCTCTAATGCTCCAAATGCTAATTCACTTGAACTGCTATTGTTTGGACTGGCGGATCCTGCAGGTAGCATGCCTGAAATGTCTCCTGGTGGTGACAATCCAGCTGCTATTGTAGGTTCATCTAATCCTGATGTGGGTACAGTTTCGAACAATGTTGCAATTACTACTGCTTCACACATTGAAAATGCTGCACCATGCCCTGGTAATAGCAGTGACTCTAAGGATAAGCTTGCTGATGCCCAAACGCTGCCAGCTTTGCAGCAAAGTGAGCCATTTGGAGCCCCTCCAGTAAATAGTAACTTTACTGCTCAGAAGGCTACTGCTTCTCATGAAGCTGCAAACAATGAG TCCTTGACTTCAGAACCTGAGCATGCTAAAGTGCCACCAACCAATACATCATTTGGACAAGCAACACAAGTTGTCCCACAGGCAGCTAATGATACTAGTTTGGGAAATGAATTACTCAGTGGAAGAAAAGAACTTCCAGCG GACCTTTTTACATCAAGCTATTCATCATTTGCTGCTGCTGTTCCAGGCTGGCAATCCACTTCCCCTTATGGAATGGGATATGGCACTCAGTACCATGTTACTGCAATG TCCATGGGAGCTCACCAAGATTCGGTTAAATCAAGGAACCCATTTGATATTGGTGATGATGGTCCCTTACCTCAAGGCACCATG CTTCCTTCCATGTCACCTTTGCAAGGACCGATGCCAAATATGTCAACTTCGCAAGGGTTACAGCCTCAAGTAGTGCCATATTCATCGGCAACGCAACCACAGAGACCTCCTTATGGAATTATGAGGCCTCCAG GAGTATACATGGGGCAACAGATAGCAAATAATATACTTCCTTCCAG ACCGCAAGGAGCTAATACCTTTGGTGGCAATGATGCTGCCTTTGCCTCTCTTAACCCTATTAAACAGTCTAGTGGGATGAACGATGATACTGCCTTTTCTTCTCTTAACCCCATTCAACAATCAAATGGCGTAAATCCCTCATCAGCTGCACCACAATCCTACTCGTTGACAGGAGGAAATCCATTTGGATAG